Proteins from a single region of Terriglobales bacterium:
- a CDS encoding PLP-dependent aspartate aminotransferase family protein encodes MAKKKEISKYGFSTKTIHAGGEPDIETGAVSAPIYATSTYVQEELGKPKKGYEYARVTNPTRDRLQENLAALEGGIAARVFSSGMAAITAVCLMMKKGDHLLCGDNVYGGTPRLFNQVMTNFGLEFSYVDTSDLRATERAMRKNTKYVWLETPTNPLMTISDIEAVAKIAHKRGAELIVDNTFMSPFFQRPIELGADMVMHSTTKFLNGHSDGLGGVIVCTTAQQAEQLAFLQKASGAILSPFECFLILRGAKTLGVRMERHNENGQIVAEFLNDHKKVKKVFYPGLPEHPQHELAKRQMGGFGGMVTFETGSLGNAKKLLKRVGPVCSLGESLGGVETLISHPATMTHAAVGAAGRKAIGITDGMVRISVGIEDVADIVKELDEALSAI; translated from the coding sequence ATGGCTAAGAAGAAAGAGATATCCAAATACGGTTTTTCTACCAAGACGATTCACGCTGGCGGAGAGCCTGACATCGAAACCGGCGCCGTCAGCGCTCCCATCTACGCTACCTCCACTTACGTCCAGGAAGAACTTGGGAAGCCGAAGAAGGGCTACGAGTACGCGCGAGTAACGAATCCGACGCGCGATCGTTTGCAGGAGAACCTTGCTGCTTTGGAAGGCGGAATTGCCGCGCGCGTGTTTTCCAGTGGCATGGCTGCGATTACCGCTGTCTGCCTGATGATGAAGAAGGGGGATCACCTGCTTTGCGGGGACAACGTCTACGGCGGCACGCCGCGCCTGTTCAACCAGGTGATGACGAACTTCGGCCTGGAGTTCTCGTACGTCGATACGTCGGACCTGCGGGCCACCGAGCGCGCGATGCGCAAAAACACAAAGTACGTTTGGCTGGAGACACCGACGAATCCGCTGATGACGATCAGCGATATCGAAGCCGTCGCGAAGATCGCGCATAAGCGCGGAGCCGAACTGATTGTGGACAACACGTTTATGTCGCCGTTCTTCCAGCGCCCGATCGAGCTGGGGGCGGACATGGTGATGCACTCGACGACCAAATTCCTGAACGGCCATAGCGACGGCCTGGGCGGCGTGATCGTCTGCACGACGGCGCAGCAAGCGGAGCAGCTGGCATTTCTGCAGAAAGCTTCCGGAGCCATCCTGTCGCCGTTTGAGTGCTTCCTGATTCTGCGTGGCGCGAAGACTCTGGGTGTCCGCATGGAACGGCATAACGAGAACGGGCAGATCGTGGCGGAGTTCCTGAACGATCACAAGAAGGTGAAAAAGGTGTTCTACCCGGGACTGCCGGAACATCCACAGCATGAACTGGCGAAACGCCAGATGGGTGGATTCGGCGGAATGGTGACGTTCGAGACGGGTTCGCTTGGAAATGCGAAAAAGCTGCTGAAGCGGGTTGGACCTGTGTGCTCGCTGGGCGAATCGCTGGGCGGAGTGGAGACGTTGATTTCACATCCGGCGACAATGACGCATGCGGCGGTGGGTGCCGCGGGCCGGAAGGCGATCGGTATTACGGACGGCATGGTGCGAATTTCGGTGGGAATTGAGGATGTGGCGGACATCGTGAAGGAACTCGACGAGGCGTTATCCGCAATCTAG
- a CDS encoding thiazole synthase, giving the protein MPESFVIAGRTFTSRLIVGTGKYKSGPETAAAIEASGAEMVTVAVRRVNLDRTKESLLDFIDPKRYFLLPNTAACYTAEEAIRTARLGREVGLSDWVKIEVIGDQKTLYPDVQATIEATRVLVKEGFTVLPYTSDDIVVAKRLLDVGASAIMPLGAPIGSGMGIQNIANIRIFREMLEGVPLIVDAGVGTASDAAIAMELGADGVLMNTGIAHAGDPILMAQAMKHAVIAGRSAYLAGRMPKKLYATASSPLEGVVR; this is encoded by the coding sequence ATGCCCGAATCCTTTGTCATTGCAGGACGCACTTTTACCTCCCGTTTGATCGTCGGCACCGGCAAGTACAAGTCCGGGCCGGAAACCGCCGCCGCCATCGAAGCCTCCGGCGCCGAGATGGTTACCGTCGCCGTACGCCGCGTAAACCTCGACCGCACCAAGGAATCCCTGCTCGACTTTATCGATCCCAAGCGCTACTTCCTGCTACCGAACACTGCGGCCTGCTACACGGCCGAGGAAGCCATTCGCACTGCCCGTCTGGGACGTGAAGTCGGCCTTTCCGATTGGGTCAAAATCGAGGTCATCGGCGACCAGAAGACCCTCTACCCCGACGTCCAGGCCACCATCGAAGCCACTCGTGTATTAGTAAAGGAAGGCTTTACTGTTCTTCCGTATACATCTGATGACATTGTAGTTGCGAAACGACTGCTTGATGTGGGTGCCTCTGCGATTATGCCCCTCGGGGCTCCGATCGGGAGCGGAATGGGCATTCAGAACATCGCCAACATACGCATCTTCCGCGAGATGCTCGAAGGCGTGCCGCTCATCGTCGACGCCGGTGTCGGTACCGCATCCGATGCCGCCATAGCCATGGAACTTGGTGCCGATGGCGTCCTTATGAATACCGGCATTGCTCACGCCGGCGACCCCATCCTCATGGCACAGGCAATGAAGCACGCTGTGATCGCAGGTCGCTCTGCCTACCTCGCCGGACGCATGCCGAAGAAGCTTTACGCTACCGCTAGCTCCCCGCTGGAAGGCGTTGTTCGCTAA
- a CDS encoding phosphoglucomutase/phosphomannomutase family protein, protein MAATIKFGTSGWRSLIAEDFTYANVRRAVTGIAKYVISVRPEGARVVVGRDPRFLGEQFTAVASDVLAEQGIVPMLNADPAPTPAISYEVIRTKADGAINITASHNPPEYSGIKFSTPDGAPALPEVTKHIEASVPAEDPSPNAPAPGPKPKTDKVQACDPKPEYMKRLGEIVDLKAIKKSGMKIVFDPFWGAARGYSDELLRSAGIDCATVHDYRDVMFGNHAPEPDDHLLGDAKAKMRETGAKLVIATDGDADRFGIVDEDGTFIQPNYVIALLFEYLVESRGWNNGVAKSVATTNLINGIAEHHKVQLYETPVGFKYIGELINKDAIAIGGEESAGMSIRYHVPEKDGVLAGLLCCEMVAVKGKPMGALLRDIFAKVGSYFPLRENFRLTPEMKAKFTSKLESHPKEMFGRKVKEIVRTDGFKAVFDDGSWVCYRLSGTEPVARVYTESRSESDLHKLSEAAKKWMTE, encoded by the coding sequence ATGGCTGCCACTATTAAATTCGGTACATCGGGATGGCGCAGTCTTATTGCCGAAGATTTCACATACGCAAACGTGCGCCGGGCTGTCACCGGCATTGCTAAATATGTCATTTCGGTAAGGCCCGAAGGAGCACGGGTTGTAGTGGGCCGTGACCCGAGGTTTTTAGGTGAACAGTTCACGGCGGTGGCTTCGGACGTGCTGGCGGAACAGGGGATTGTTCCGATGTTGAATGCTGATCCCGCACCCACCCCGGCCATTTCCTACGAGGTAATCCGCACAAAGGCGGATGGCGCGATCAACATTACCGCGTCTCATAACCCTCCGGAATACAGCGGGATCAAGTTCTCGACGCCAGACGGAGCGCCCGCGCTGCCCGAGGTAACCAAGCATATTGAAGCAAGCGTTCCGGCTGAAGATCCGTCGCCAAATGCTCCCGCGCCTGGTCCGAAACCCAAAACGGACAAAGTGCAGGCGTGCGATCCCAAGCCGGAATACATGAAGCGACTGGGCGAGATCGTAGATCTGAAGGCGATCAAGAAGTCGGGGATGAAGATCGTGTTCGACCCGTTCTGGGGCGCCGCTCGCGGATATTCCGACGAACTTTTGCGAAGCGCGGGAATCGATTGCGCCACGGTGCACGACTATCGCGATGTGATGTTTGGCAATCACGCGCCGGAGCCGGACGATCACCTGCTCGGGGACGCGAAAGCGAAGATGCGCGAGACGGGTGCAAAACTGGTGATCGCGACCGATGGTGACGCGGACCGCTTTGGTATCGTGGACGAAGATGGGACGTTCATCCAACCGAACTACGTGATTGCGCTTCTATTCGAGTACCTGGTGGAGAGCCGCGGATGGAATAACGGTGTGGCGAAGTCGGTCGCGACGACGAACTTGATCAACGGGATTGCGGAACATCACAAGGTGCAGTTGTATGAGACACCGGTGGGATTCAAGTACATCGGAGAGTTGATCAATAAGGATGCCATCGCGATCGGCGGCGAAGAGAGCGCGGGGATGTCAATCCGCTACCACGTGCCGGAGAAAGACGGAGTGCTGGCGGGATTGCTGTGTTGCGAAATGGTGGCGGTAAAAGGGAAGCCGATGGGAGCGCTGCTGCGCGACATATTTGCTAAAGTTGGTTCGTATTTCCCACTTCGAGAGAACTTCCGCTTGACGCCGGAGATGAAGGCGAAGTTCACTAGCAAGTTGGAGTCACATCCGAAAGAAATGTTCGGACGGAAGGTGAAGGAAATTGTCCGAACTGATGGATTCAAAGCAGTTTTCGATGATGGGTCATGGGTATGCTACCGGCTTTCCGGTACCGAACCGGTAGCGAGGGTGTACACAGAATCGCGAAGCGAGAGCGACCTGCACAAGCTGAGCGAAGCAGCCAAGAAATGGATGACGGAGTAG
- the cutA gene encoding divalent-cation tolerance protein CutA: protein MTDARIVLTTTDSREEAEKIANALVHRQLAACVNIVGPITSIYSWKGKVENAQEFLLLIKTTEDAFEPLRDAVRELHSYELPEFIELGISRGEGKYLAWITQSVHYE, encoded by the coding sequence ATGACAGACGCTCGCATAGTGTTGACTACGACGGATTCGAGAGAAGAAGCCGAAAAAATCGCCAATGCCCTCGTCCATCGTCAACTGGCCGCGTGTGTCAATATCGTTGGGCCGATCACTTCTATTTACAGTTGGAAAGGCAAGGTAGAAAACGCGCAGGAATTCTTGCTTCTGATCAAGACCACCGAGGACGCCTTCGAGCCGCTTCGTGACGCGGTCCGTGAACTGCACTCATATGAACTGCCGGAATTTATCGAGCTGGGAATCAGCCGCGGAGAAGGTAAGTATCTGGCTTGGATTACACAGTCGGTCCACTACGAGTAG
- a CDS encoding methyltransferase domain-containing protein, whose amino-acid sequence MTESAHEWNSQVYHKVSNPQFEWGLKVLDRLQLAGDERVMDAGCGSGRLTAKLLDRLPRGEVVGVDLSQNMLTEAAANLTGYGNRVSFVRADLANLPFAAEFDVVFSTASFHWVPDHDALFGSLAMALKSGGRIEAQCGGGANLHDVHRRIMNLMHSERYSRFFGNWKYPWEFASAETTAKRMTRAGFVNIETWLEPAAFRLGSAEEYREFLPTVILRPFLQAITDERLRNEFVEDMVRQAVEDPAFQLDYWRLNLRGRKADSATRSGPTV is encoded by the coding sequence ATGACCGAATCGGCGCATGAATGGAACTCGCAGGTCTATCACAAGGTCTCCAATCCGCAATTTGAATGGGGCTTGAAGGTGCTCGATCGCCTGCAACTTGCAGGCGACGAGCGCGTGATGGATGCAGGCTGCGGCTCAGGACGACTCACGGCAAAGCTGCTGGATCGGTTGCCGCGAGGCGAGGTGGTGGGCGTCGACCTGTCGCAGAACATGCTTACCGAGGCTGCAGCCAACCTAACCGGCTACGGAAATCGTGTGAGCTTTGTGCGGGCTGACCTGGCCAACCTTCCATTTGCCGCCGAGTTCGACGTTGTGTTCAGTACCGCTTCGTTTCATTGGGTCCCGGATCATGACGCTCTTTTTGGTTCTCTTGCGATGGCTTTGAAGTCGGGCGGGCGAATCGAGGCACAGTGTGGCGGTGGGGCCAACCTGCACGATGTGCATCGGCGCATCATGAACCTGATGCACTCGGAGCGGTATTCGCGCTTCTTTGGGAACTGGAAATACCCGTGGGAGTTCGCCTCGGCAGAAACGACCGCAAAACGAATGACGCGCGCCGGATTTGTGAATATCGAAACCTGGCTGGAACCGGCCGCGTTTCGGCTCGGGTCGGCGGAGGAATATCGCGAGTTTCTTCCGACGGTAATCCTGCGGCCGTTTCTACAGGCGATCACCGATGAAAGGCTGCGGAACGAGTTTGTCGAAGATATGGTGCGGCAAGCCGTTGAGGACCCTGCTTTTCAACTGGATTACTGGAGACTGAACTTGCGGGGACGCAAAGCGGACAGCGCTACTCGTAGTGGACCGACTGTGTAA
- a CDS encoding septum formation initiator family protein, which yields MDDGVDLQDEQTNENFDLGQMCQYVCDTFYRARRKLATGAVGVLVLWLGFHVIFGANGMVVYQNKRAEYKKLQVELKQLEQENQRLTKQVDELKNDPKAIEREAREQLHYTKPGERVYLLPEQRRVENPSPDATAKR from the coding sequence ATGGATGACGGAGTAGATTTGCAGGACGAGCAGACGAACGAGAATTTCGATTTGGGGCAGATGTGTCAGTACGTCTGCGATACGTTTTACCGTGCTCGGCGGAAGCTGGCGACCGGTGCCGTAGGGGTATTGGTGTTGTGGCTCGGGTTCCACGTAATTTTCGGCGCAAACGGGATGGTGGTTTACCAGAACAAACGCGCTGAATACAAAAAGCTACAGGTGGAATTGAAGCAGCTGGAACAAGAGAACCAGCGGCTAACCAAGCAAGTGGATGAGCTGAAGAACGATCCAAAAGCGATCGAACGCGAAGCCCGGGAACAACTGCACTATACAAAGCCGGGAGAGCGGGTGTACCTGCTGCCTGAGCAGCGGAGAGTGGAGAACCCATCGCCGGATGCTACCGCCAAACGATAG